Below is a genomic region from Miscanthus floridulus cultivar M001 chromosome 1, ASM1932011v1, whole genome shotgun sequence.
GGGTCTTGGGATGGGCTTGTAGTCGTAGCTGTTTATGTCAACCTTTTGCTGCAAAGCCTGTGAATGTGCAAACGGCTAACTGAGTCAAAGCAGACGTGCATTTTCTACATAATATGAATGCAGCATACCTTCAGTTCATCCTCTAGAGGGAGCTTCTTAGGCTTATAGGCTCCTTCcactggccctgttcggcttagaGCTTTTGTTGTTTCTACAACCTCCCATTCTATATCCTCCTTTTCCTTTGTCACTTCTTTGCTGCAAAAATGCAAATCAAACAGCATTGTCAGATAGGTGAAGAATAAAGGAACGCACAACAGACTAGTTCATGTGACTTAGGCAAAGTTCAGAAAGGCTTGAATCATTTACCTGCCCTGTATAAGATGAGCAAGTCCGACTGCACCAAACACTGTCAAGGAAATGAGTGGTAACCCATACCGAACAAATGGATGTTTTCGCCCCCACCTTTTGAACTGTGAGGCCTGTTTCAAAACCTTAGCATCTTGTTCCACTGAATTAGCTTTCTGAGttgtattcatgatcggctggcAAGTAAAGAAGGAAAACTATGAAAGGGAGCAAACGACATTGATATCATGGATAGTACAGAAGGAGGATGTCTTGTAAGTAGCGTGGTTGTAAATAGCATTATGCTACCACGGAGTCGATTTAGTCCTTTATACCTGAGCATATACATTGTGAAAAGACTGGAAGAAAAGAACTTCATGTGATAACTGATAAATATGAAACAGGAATCTCCACATAACTGACATGCTTGAATTGTAAAGCAGCTCAAAATTAAGACACCGGACGAACCAACAAGCAGTGGCGGTCTAGCAGAATATTTTTTTTGCCTCCAACACAGCAAGAAGAAGCTAACCGTTTGAAAGGAGATTCGCTCTGCTTTTAGAAG
It encodes:
- the LOC136496597 gene encoding uncharacterized protein; its protein translation is MNTTQKANSVEQDAKVLKQASQFKRWGRKHPFVRYGLPLISLTVFGAVGLAHLIQGSKEVTKEKEDIEWEVVETTKALSRTGPVEGAYKPKKLPLEDELKALQQKVDINSYDYKPIPRPNEK